Proteins from a single region of Parasedimentitalea psychrophila:
- a CDS encoding DUF6476 family protein, whose amino-acid sequence MTRPSEPEIQEPAQLKFLRRLVTTLTAVMIGGLVVVISLLVIRLSDKAVTLPDSITLPDGTTPTAVTFGKGWIAVVTDDNRILILDAESGALRQTIMIE is encoded by the coding sequence ATGACACGTCCTTCCGAACCCGAAATCCAAGAGCCAGCTCAGCTAAAGTTCCTGAGACGGCTGGTGACCACGCTCACCGCGGTCATGATTGGCGGGCTTGTAGTGGTAATTAGCCTGCTTGTCATCCGCTTGTCGGATAAAGCTGTAACATTACCCGACAGCATCACCCTGCCCGATGGCACCACGCCCACCGCCGTCACCTTTGGCAAGGGCTGGATTGCCGTGGTCACTGACGACAACCGCATTCTGATTCTGGATGCCGAAAGCGGCGCCCTGCGTCAGACGATTATGATTGAATAG
- a CDS encoding RluA family pseudouridine synthase, whose product MGSRQIEFVIAENPPNRLDKALSRNVPEEATLSRTRLARLIAAGSVTVDGVVVVDPKAKIAEGAMILVTVEEAEDSHIGPEDIALDVIYEDDDLIVVNKPVGMVVHPAPGTPSGTLVNALLHHCGDNLSGVGGIKRPGIVHRIDKETSGLLVVAKSDVAHQGLAKQFEKHTVERYYRAICYGVPDANDPRLRGIRGTSFEPGNILKLTTQLARHKFDRQRQAVLFQGGRHAVTRARIVEPFGNPGVVALIECWLETGRTHQIRVHMAHAGHGLVGDPTYGGRRKLAGKSLAPVAHDALRAFPRQALHAAVLGFVHPVSGEEMRFEAPMPSDMEALMEQLRLPAEQSRPA is encoded by the coding sequence ATGGGCAGCCGCCAAATTGAGTTTGTCATTGCGGAAAATCCGCCTAACCGGCTTGATAAGGCGCTTTCGCGGAATGTGCCAGAGGAAGCAACCCTGTCGCGCACCCGGTTGGCCCGGTTGATCGCTGCCGGGTCGGTGACTGTGGACGGTGTGGTGGTCGTAGACCCCAAGGCCAAGATTGCTGAGGGTGCAATGATCCTGGTCACCGTGGAAGAGGCCGAGGACAGTCATATTGGCCCCGAAGACATCGCGCTGGATGTGATCTATGAAGACGATGATCTGATTGTGGTGAACAAACCGGTTGGCATGGTTGTGCACCCGGCGCCGGGCACCCCGTCGGGGACCTTGGTCAATGCGCTGTTGCACCACTGCGGTGACAATCTGTCCGGTGTGGGCGGCATAAAGCGCCCCGGTATCGTGCACCGTATCGATAAGGAAACCAGTGGCTTGCTGGTGGTGGCCAAGTCTGATGTGGCGCATCAGGGGCTGGCCAAGCAGTTCGAAAAACACACGGTTGAGCGCTATTACCGCGCCATTTGCTACGGTGTTCCAGATGCCAATGATCCGCGCCTGCGCGGTATCAGGGGCACCAGTTTTGAACCCGGCAACATTCTGAAACTGACCACCCAACTGGCGCGGCACAAGTTTGATCGCCAACGGCAAGCAGTGCTGTTTCAGGGCGGCCGCCATGCGGTGACACGGGCGCGGATTGTGGAGCCCTTTGGCAATCCCGGTGTTGTGGCACTGATTGAATGCTGGCTGGAAACCGGCCGCACCCATCAGATCCGGGTCCATATGGCCCATGCTGGTCACGGGCTGGTGGGCGACCCGACCTATGGCGGGCGGCGCAAGCTGGCGGGTAAGTCACTGGCTCCAGTTGCACATGACGCCTTGCGGGCCTTTCCGCGTCAGGCGCTGCATGCTGCGGTTCTGGGCTTCGTGCATCCGGTATCGGGCGAGGAAATGCGGTTCGAAGCACCGATGCCAAGCGACATGGAAGCGCTGATGGAGCAGTTGCGACTGCCGGCAGAGCAGTCCAGACCGGCTTGA
- the rpoH gene encoding RNA polymerase sigma factor RpoH — MANFKNLPAPTPEGGLNRYMQEIRKFPLLEPEEEYMLAKAWVEKEDTGAAHRMVTSHLRLAAKIAMGYRGYGLPQAEVISEANVGLMQAVKRFDPERGFRLATYAMWWIRASIQEYILRSWSLVKLGTTSAQKKLFFNLRKAKARIGALEDGDMHPDNVKRIATDLGVTEAEVISMNRRMSGGDASLNATVGSEGEGTMQWQDWLEDESADQAGDYEERNELDARRELLGEALEVLNDREKDILTQRRLAEKAMTLEQLSGQYSVSRERIRQIEVRAFEKLQTKMRELALAKGMMATA; from the coding sequence ATGGCGAATTTTAAGAACCTACCTGCACCAACACCAGAGGGCGGACTGAACCGCTATATGCAGGAAATCCGTAAGTTTCCGCTGCTGGAACCGGAAGAAGAATACATGCTGGCCAAGGCCTGGGTGGAAAAGGAAGACACCGGTGCCGCGCACCGTATGGTCACCTCGCACCTGCGGTTGGCGGCAAAGATTGCAATGGGCTATCGTGGCTACGGATTGCCTCAGGCTGAGGTGATTTCAGAGGCCAACGTTGGTTTGATGCAGGCGGTGAAGCGGTTTGACCCCGAGCGTGGGTTCCGGCTGGCAACCTATGCGATGTGGTGGATTAGGGCGTCTATTCAGGAATATATCCTGCGGTCCTGGTCGCTGGTGAAACTGGGCACGACCTCGGCGCAGAAGAAGCTGTTCTTCAATCTGCGCAAGGCCAAGGCCCGCATCGGTGCGCTGGAAGACGGCGACATGCACCCCGACAACGTCAAGCGCATTGCCACTGATCTGGGCGTGACCGAGGCCGAGGTGATCTCGATGAACCGGCGGATGTCGGGCGGAGATGCTTCGCTGAATGCCACCGTGGGGTCCGAAGGCGAAGGCACCATGCAATGGCAGGACTGGCTGGAAGACGAAAGCGCTGATCAGGCTGGCGATTACGAAGAACGCAATGAGCTGGACGCCCGTCGTGAGTTGCTGGGGGAGGCGCTTGAAGTGTTGAATGACCGTGAAAAGGACATTCTGACCCAGCGCCGTCTTGCCGAAAAGGCCATGACCCTGGAGCAGTTGAGCGGCCAGTACAGTGTCAGCCGCGAGCGGATCCGTCAGATCGAGGTGCGGGCCTTTGAAAAGCTGCAAACGAAGATGCGGGAACTGGCGCTGGCCAAAGGTATGATGGCCACAGCGTAA
- a CDS encoding dipeptidase: protein MRRLGKWLGRLLILLAIAVITFLVYGPEYVETKRNVVSEHAPYPISPEATALHRDLLIGDWHADSLLWNRDLNRRGTRGQVDIPRLIEGNVALQMFTAVTKTPAGMNYDHNAADARDNITLLAIGQLWPPRTWGSLYQRALYQSEKLHAAQAASGRHLRIIRSEADLDALMALKLAGEPVVGGLLGIEGAHALEGDLAKLLGLQQAGYRMIALQHFFDNELGGSLHGDGNTGLTDFGREVVEAVATRGLILDLAHSGHQVVRDVLAMTDMPLVVSHSGIHKNCQVKRNIPDTLMQQIAATGGVIGIGYWADVTCDDSPAGVARAIKVAIDVVGEDAVSLGSDFDGSVTTSFDTSELAAVTQAMMDIGLSETQIRKVAGENMLRVLRARLD, encoded by the coding sequence ATGCGCAGGTTGGGAAAATGGCTGGGGCGGTTGCTGATCCTGCTGGCAATTGCGGTTATCACATTTCTTGTTTACGGCCCGGAATATGTGGAGACAAAGCGCAATGTGGTGAGCGAACACGCGCCCTACCCAATCAGCCCCGAAGCCACCGCGCTGCACAGGGATCTGCTGATTGGCGACTGGCACGCCGATAGCCTGCTGTGGAACCGCGACCTGAACAGGCGCGGCACCCGGGGCCAGGTCGACATTCCACGCCTCATCGAGGGAAACGTGGCGTTGCAGATGTTCACGGCGGTCACAAAAACCCCCGCAGGAATGAATTATGACCACAACGCGGCGGATGCTCGGGATAATATCACCCTGCTGGCCATTGGTCAGCTCTGGCCGCCACGCACCTGGGGATCGCTGTATCAGCGGGCGCTGTATCAATCGGAGAAGCTGCACGCCGCTCAGGCCGCCTCGGGTCGGCACCTACGCATCATCCGCAGCGAGGCCGATCTGGATGCATTGATGGCCCTGAAACTGGCAGGGGAGCCTGTGGTCGGCGGGCTGCTGGGCATCGAAGGCGCCCATGCTCTTGAGGGCGATCTGGCCAAACTACTGGGCCTGCAGCAGGCCGGCTATCGAATGATTGCGTTGCAGCATTTCTTTGACAACGAACTGGGCGGGTCTTTGCACGGCGACGGCAATACCGGGCTAACCGATTTTGGCCGCGAGGTGGTTGAGGCCGTGGCGACCCGAGGGTTGATTCTGGACCTGGCCCATTCGGGCCACCAGGTGGTGCGCGACGTGCTGGCAATGACAGACATGCCGCTGGTGGTGTCGCACAGCGGCATTCACAAGAACTGCCAGGTCAAACGCAATATCCCCGACACGTTGATGCAGCAGATCGCTGCCACTGGCGGCGTGATCGGCATTGGCTATTGGGCCGATGTCACCTGCGACGACAGCCCCGCCGGGGTGGCCCGGGCCATCAAAGTTGCCATTGACGTTGTGGGCGAAGATGCCGTGTCGCTGGGCTCGGATTTCGACGGCTCAGTGACGACATCCTTTGACACCTCCGAGCTGGCGGCAGTGACACAGGCGATGATGGACATTGGGCTGAGCGAGACCCAGATCCGCAAGGTCGCTGGTGAAAACATGCTCCGGGTTCTGCGCGCCAGACTGGACTGA
- a CDS encoding Gfo/Idh/MocA family protein gives MQKPVRWGILGAAQFARQFMAPAIHAAEGAQLVALATSSSEKAEPFRAFCPDLTVYGDYDALLADPDIDAVYVPLPNHLHVEWSLKALAAGKHVLCEKPMTMQAEQFDQLIAKRDETGLLAAEAYMIVHHPQWQMVKRLIDEGAIGKLAHVSGKFSFDNRADTNNIRNKAETGGGGLRDIGVYVFGAARYATGQEPDEISARIRWENGVDALAEVQAQFPGFSYSAYVSIRMHPYQEMLFHGETGVIRLTAPFNARVFGEARVELHLSGLEVQVTRFPADDHYKLQVEAFGRSVRDGVSYPCPLEFSRGTQEMIDRVFEVAQPL, from the coding sequence ATGCAGAAACCAGTGAGATGGGGAATTCTGGGGGCCGCGCAGTTTGCGCGCCAGTTTATGGCGCCTGCGATCCACGCGGCTGAGGGCGCGCAATTGGTCGCGCTCGCCACCTCGAGTTCTGAGAAAGCGGAACCGTTTCGGGCGTTCTGCCCCGATTTGACGGTTTACGGCGATTATGACGCGCTATTGGCCGATCCCGATATCGATGCGGTCTATGTGCCGCTGCCCAATCATCTGCATGTGGAGTGGAGCCTGAAGGCCTTGGCTGCGGGCAAACATGTGCTGTGCGAAAAGCCGATGACCATGCAGGCGGAGCAGTTCGACCAGTTGATCGCTAAGCGAGACGAGACCGGTTTGCTGGCGGCTGAGGCCTATATGATCGTGCATCACCCTCAGTGGCAGATGGTGAAGCGGCTGATTGACGAGGGCGCAATTGGCAAGCTGGCCCATGTCAGCGGCAAGTTCTCATTTGATAACCGGGCGGATACCAATAATATTCGCAACAAGGCCGAGACCGGCGGCGGTGGCTTGCGCGACATTGGCGTCTATGTGTTTGGCGCAGCGCGTTATGCCACGGGTCAGGAGCCGGATGAGATTTCGGCGCGTATTCGCTGGGAAAACGGAGTGGATGCTCTGGCCGAGGTGCAGGCACAATTCCCGGGATTTTCCTATTCCGCCTATGTCAGCATTCGGATGCATCCGTATCAAGAGATGCTGTTCCATGGCGAGACCGGGGTAATACGGCTGACGGCACCGTTCAACGCGCGGGTCTTTGGCGAGGCGCGGGTGGAGCTGCACCTGTCGGGATTAGAGGTGCAGGTGACACGCTTTCCGGCGGATGATCACTACAAGCTGCAGGTTGAGGCCTTTGGCCGCTCGGTGCGCGACGGGGTCAGCTACCCCTGTCCGCTGGAATTCTCGCGCGGCACGCAAGAGATGATTGACCGGGTATTTGAGGTGGCGCAGCCCTTGTGA
- a CDS encoding DksA/TraR family C4-type zinc finger protein, whose protein sequence is MAGGWAKDGAVSEQIEASISDELARMQTRKKPVGDSLTHCADCEEPIPERRQIAIPGVKLCVDCQQERDGTYKARGGFNRRGSKDSQLK, encoded by the coding sequence ATGGCAGGCGGATGGGCAAAGGACGGCGCGGTCAGCGAGCAGATCGAAGCCTCGATCAGTGACGAGCTGGCCCGGATGCAGACCCGCAAGAAACCTGTGGGCGACAGTCTGACCCACTGTGCCGACTGCGAGGAACCGATCCCCGAGAGGCGCCAGATCGCCATCCCCGGTGTCAAACTATGCGTTGATTGCCAGCAGGAGCGCGACGGGACCTATAAGGCCCGCGGCGGGTTCAACCGGCGTGGGTCCAAGGACAGCCAGTTGAAGTAG
- a CDS encoding M3 family oligoendopeptidase: protein MFQLPFPVRDANAASGSDQFGNLPEWDLSDLYTGEDAPELKRDLQWLESECSSFASDYEGKLADIDADGLLTCVLRNEKINGIAGRIMSYAGLRYYQLTTDADRAKFMSDMQEAITVFTTPLVFFTLELNRIDDAVLTAHFAANTDLARYKPVFDRIRAMKPYQLSDELEKFLHDLGVVGDAWERLFDETIAGLTFCIDGDELNIEGTLNLLTEQDRSKREAASRELAAVFQDNIKIFARVHNTQAKEKEIVDRWRGMPSAQAGRHLSNDVEPEVVEALRSAVVAAYPKLSHRYYDLKRKWLGLERMQVWDRNAPLPMENTRTVSWAEAEQTVMEAYTAFDPRMGELAAPFFSKGWIDAGVKPGKAPGAFAHPTVTDVHPYVMLNYLGKPRDVMTLAHELGHGVHQVLAAGQGEMLSSTPLTLAETASVFGEMLTFRKMLDKAETKEQRKILLAGKVEDMINTVVRQIAFYDFECKLHAARAEGELTPDDINALWMSVQAESLGECFDFMDGYETFWAYIPHFVHSPFYVYAYAFGDGLVNALYSVYAEGDEGFEDKYFEMLKAGGSKHHKELLAPFGLDASDPKFWDKGLSMISGFIDELEAMED, encoded by the coding sequence ATGTTCCAACTCCCCTTCCCCGTTCGCGACGCCAATGCCGCCTCTGGTTCCGATCAATTCGGCAACCTGCCAGAGTGGGATCTCAGTGATCTCTACACCGGCGAAGACGCCCCCGAGCTGAAACGCGACCTGCAGTGGCTGGAGAGCGAATGCAGCAGTTTTGCCAGCGATTACGAGGGCAAACTGGCAGATATCGACGCTGACGGCTTGCTGACCTGCGTGCTGCGCAACGAAAAGATCAACGGTATTGCCGGGCGTATCATGTCTTATGCCGGTCTGCGCTATTACCAGCTGACCACCGATGCCGACCGCGCCAAGTTCATGTCGGACATGCAAGAGGCCATCACCGTCTTTACCACCCCGCTGGTGTTCTTCACACTGGAACTGAACCGCATCGACGACGCCGTTCTGACCGCTCACTTTGCGGCCAACACCGATCTGGCCCGCTACAAGCCCGTCTTTGATCGCATCCGCGCCATGAAGCCCTATCAGCTGTCGGACGAGCTGGAGAAATTCCTGCATGATCTCGGCGTGGTCGGCGACGCCTGGGAGCGATTGTTCGATGAGACCATCGCTGGCCTCACCTTTTGCATCGACGGCGATGAGCTGAATATTGAGGGCACCCTGAACCTGCTCACCGAGCAGGACCGCTCCAAACGTGAGGCCGCCAGCCGTGAATTGGCGGCAGTGTTCCAGGACAACATCAAGATCTTCGCCCGCGTCCACAACACCCAGGCCAAGGAAAAAGAGATCGTCGATCGCTGGCGCGGCATGCCCAGTGCGCAGGCGGGTCGCCACCTGTCCAACGATGTCGAACCCGAAGTGGTCGAGGCCCTGCGCAGCGCTGTTGTCGCCGCCTACCCCAAGCTGAGCCACCGCTATTACGATCTGAAACGCAAATGGCTGGGGCTAGAGCGGATGCAGGTCTGGGACCGCAACGCGCCACTGCCGATGGAAAACACCCGCACCGTCAGCTGGGCTGAGGCCGAACAGACGGTGATGGAGGCCTATACCGCCTTTGATCCGCGCATGGGTGAACTTGCCGCGCCGTTCTTTTCCAAGGGCTGGATTGACGCTGGCGTCAAACCCGGCAAGGCCCCCGGCGCCTTTGCCCATCCCACCGTCACCGATGTGCACCCCTATGTGATGCTCAACTATTTGGGCAAACCGCGCGATGTGATGACCCTGGCGCATGAACTGGGTCACGGCGTGCATCAGGTGCTGGCCGCCGGTCAGGGCGAAATGCTGTCCTCCACCCCGCTGACCCTGGCTGAAACGGCCTCGGTGTTTGGCGAAATGCTGACCTTCCGCAAGATGCTGGACAAGGCCGAAACCAAAGAGCAGCGCAAAATCCTGCTGGCGGGCAAGGTCGAGGACATGATCAACACCGTGGTGCGCCAGATCGCGTTCTACGATTTTGAATGCAAACTGCACGCCGCACGCGCCGAGGGTGAGCTGACACCTGATGACATCAACGCCCTGTGGATGTCGGTGCAGGCCGAATCCCTGGGCGAGTGTTTTGACTTCATGGACGGCTACGAGACCTTCTGGGCCTATATCCCCCACTTCGTGCACTCACCGTTCTACGTCTATGCCTATGCCTTCGGCGATGGCTTGGTGAACGCGCTCTATTCGGTTTACGCCGAGGGCGACGAGGGGTTCGAGGACAAGTATTTCGAGATGCTGAAAGCCGGTGGATCGAAGCACCACAAAGAACTGCTGGCGCCCTTTGGTCTGGATGCCAGCGATCCCAAGTTCTGGGACAAGGGCCTCAGCATGATTTCAGGCTTCATTGATGAGCTGGAAGCGATGGAAGACTAA
- a CDS encoding alpha/beta hydrolase translates to MDARPGDLQPAPFFADIAKGPEGGQAHWVKTSDGLRIRVGHWQPETATKGTVLLFPGRTEYIEKYGPAAAELANRGYATLTIDWRGQGLADRMLPDRRLGHIDDFQDFQKDIAAALDLGDRLALPKPYFLIGHSMGGAIGLRALIEGLPVKACVFTGPMWGIDIAPAMRLLSRLMGKIGPAIGLGGKLVPTLELQTYVLANPFDGNTLTNDPAMYQLMRDQLQAQPGLALGGPTIGWLGQGLQDCAALAALDSPALPCITFLGKQEQIVDCPAIHDRMARWPGGELVLLDNVQHEVMMEAAEVRSRVFDRICSLFDQYR, encoded by the coding sequence ATGGATGCCCGCCCAGGTGACCTGCAGCCCGCTCCGTTTTTTGCCGATATCGCCAAAGGACCGGAGGGAGGTCAGGCCCATTGGGTAAAGACCAGCGATGGCCTGCGCATCCGCGTGGGCCATTGGCAGCCTGAGACCGCGACCAAGGGCACAGTGCTGCTGTTCCCCGGCCGCACGGAATATATCGAGAAATATGGCCCCGCCGCCGCGGAACTGGCCAATCGCGGCTATGCCACCCTGACCATAGACTGGCGTGGTCAGGGTCTGGCCGACCGGATGCTACCAGACCGCCGGCTGGGGCATATTGATGATTTTCAGGATTTCCAAAAGGATATCGCGGCAGCGCTGGATCTGGGCGACCGGCTGGCCCTGCCAAAGCCCTATTTCCTGATCGGCCACTCGATGGGCGGCGCTATTGGTCTGCGGGCGCTGATAGAGGGGCTGCCGGTCAAGGCCTGCGTGTTCACCGGCCCCATGTGGGGCATTGATATCGCCCCGGCAATGCGCCTCTTGAGCAGGCTGATGGGCAAGATTGGCCCCGCCATCGGATTGGGCGGCAAACTTGTACCAACATTGGAGCTGCAAACCTATGTGCTGGCAAATCCCTTTGACGGCAACACTCTGACCAATGATCCCGCAATGTATCAACTGATGCGTGACCAGCTGCAGGCACAGCCGGGTCTGGCGCTTGGCGGGCCAACGATAGGCTGGCTGGGCCAGGGCTTGCAGGACTGCGCCGCACTGGCAGCACTGGACTCGCCAGCCCTGCCCTGCATCACCTTTCTGGGCAAACAGGAACAGATCGTCGATTGCCCTGCCATTCATGACCGCATGGCGCGCTGGCCCGGTGGCGAGCTGGTCTTGCTGGATAACGTCCAACACGAGGTGATGATGGAAGCCGCTGAGGTTCGCAGCCGCGTCTTTGACCGCATCTGCAGCCTGTTTGATCAATACCGCTAA
- a CDS encoding SCP2 sterol-binding domain-containing protein has translation MSDILSQAADALNEKLTGADFDASAKFEIADLGAVVIDANGARVSDDEADVTLSADTETFQDILSGELNPTSAFMSGKLTIDGDMGTAMKLAAVLA, from the coding sequence ATGAGCGACATTCTTTCCCAGGCCGCAGACGCGCTGAACGAGAAACTGACCGGCGCAGACTTCGACGCCTCGGCAAAATTTGAGATTGCCGACCTTGGGGCGGTGGTGATTGATGCCAATGGCGCACGGGTCAGCGATGACGAGGCCGATGTGACCCTGTCCGCTGACACCGAAACCTTTCAGGACATCCTTAGCGGCGAGCTGAACCCAACCAGCGCCTTTATGTCCGGCAAGCTGACCATTGACGGCGACATGGGTACCGCGATGAAGCTGGCGGCGGTTCTGGCCTGA
- a CDS encoding tetratricopeptide repeat protein: MIINTSNLKAIVAATLLSVTIILPFAANAQDSTDEPALLSALAGAESSQARRLDRQLQALWSKSGSAAMDLLLKRGIDGIERGDLPEAIEHLTALTDHAPEFSYGWYQRARAYFLIGRYGPAVADLERALLLNPNDYNAIFALGNVFELFRDPEAAYQAYLRAQAIHPHHEDVSTALNRLRRSVVGKEL; the protein is encoded by the coding sequence ATGATCATAAACACGTCGAACCTCAAAGCTATCGTGGCGGCAACCCTGCTGTCAGTCACGATTATCTTACCATTTGCCGCGAATGCACAGGATTCAACGGATGAACCGGCGCTGTTATCGGCGCTGGCCGGGGCAGAATCATCGCAAGCACGGCGGCTGGATCGCCAATTGCAGGCGCTCTGGAGCAAAAGCGGCTCAGCCGCGATGGATCTGTTGCTGAAACGCGGTATCGATGGGATCGAACGCGGAGATCTGCCCGAGGCCATCGAGCATCTGACCGCCCTGACCGATCACGCGCCAGAATTCTCCTATGGCTGGTATCAACGGGCGCGGGCGTATTTCCTGATCGGACGCTACGGCCCGGCGGTCGCAGATCTGGAGCGGGCGCTGTTGCTGAACCCAAATGATTACAACGCCATTTTTGCACTGGGCAATGTGTTTGAGCTTTTCCGGGACCCGGAGGCTGCGTATCAGGCCTATCTCAGGGCGCAGGCTATACATCCGCATCACGAGGACGTATCCACGGCCCTGAATAGATTAAGACGCTCGGTTGTGGGCAAAGAACTGTAA